One segment of Cololabis saira isolate AMF1-May2022 chromosome 9, fColSai1.1, whole genome shotgun sequence DNA contains the following:
- the hmgcra gene encoding 3-hydroxy-3-methylglutaryl-CoA reductase a — translation MLSPLFRAHGLLVASHPWEVIVATVTLTICMMSMNMFTGNDQICGWNLDCPRAEEDILSSDIIILTITRCIAIIYIYFQFQNLKQLGSKYILGIAGLFTIFSSFVFSTVVIHFFDKELTGLNEALPFFLLLIDLSKACALAKFALSSNSQDEVRDNIASGMAVLGPTFTLDALVECLVIGVGTMSGVRQLEIMCGFGCMSVLANYFVFMTFFPACVSLVLELSRESKEGHPIWQLSHFSRVMEEEDSKPNPVSQRVKMIMSLGLVMVHAHSRWISKPLSMNSTDGIPQVGMEMDQQSPRRIEPEKPLWHFYLTRMITMDIEQVICLTLALLLAIKYIFFEQVEMESTFSLRNPITMSTPAPKLLHAKTCCVKESPAPSALSAPSALSAPALTLPCREDRDEVIRPFPATTNDCQPKNAFFLGERDGGLKSEPARPPPPQKPRALTDCVAILNNPELGPRFLSDAEVMLLVTSKHIPAYKLEAVMESPERGVAIRRQMISPKLPRASVLSSLPYTGYDYSKVTGTCCENVIGYIPVPVGVAGPLHLDGKQFQVPMATTEGCLIASTNRGCRAVALGGGASSCILADSMTRGPVVRLPSACKAAAVKAWLESGQGFETIKQAFDSTSRFARLQKLLVGLAGRNLYIRFHSSTGDAMGMNMISKGTEQALGVLHQHFPELQVIALSGNFCTDKKPAAINWIEGRGKSVVCEATIPVKVVTEVLKTTTQALIEVNINKNLVGSAMAGSIGGFNAHAANLVAAIYIACGQDPAQTVGSSNCITLMEPSGPTGEDLYINCTMPSIELGTVGGGTNLPPQQACLQMLGVQGASQDCPGENARQLAKIVCATVLAGELSLMSALAAGHLVKSHMTHNRSKVNLQGPEAICSRKTSRDGK, via the exons ATGCTCAGCCCTCTGTTCCGAGCCCACGGGCTCCTGGTGGCCTCTCACCCCTGGGAGGTCATCGTGGCCACCGTCACCCTCACCATCTGCATGATGTCCATGAACATGTTCACCGGCAACGACCAGATCTGCGGCTGGAACCTGGACTGCCCTCGCGCCGAGGAG GACATCCTGAGCAGCGACATCATCATCCTGACCATCACACGCTGCATCGCCATCATCTACATCTACTTCCAATTTCAGAACTTGAAACAGCTGGGATCCAAATACATCTTAG GCATTGCTGGTCTTTTCACCATATTCTCCAGCTTTGTGTTCAGCACAGTCGTCATCCACTTTTTTGATAAAGAGCTCACAGGCCTCAA TGAGGCATTGCCCTTTTTCCTGCTTCTCATCGACCTCTCCAAAGCATGCGCCCTCGCCAAGTTTGCCTTAAGCTCGAATTCTCAG GATGAAGTGAGGGACAACATCGCCTCTGGCATGGCTGTGCTGGGCCCCACCTTCACCCTGGATGCTCTGGTAGAGTGCTTGGTGATCGGAGTGGGAACCATGTCAG GTGTGAGGCAGCTGGAAATCATGTGTGGCTTCGGATGCATGTCTGTCCTGGCCAACTACTTTGTGTTCATGACCTTCTTCCCTGCGTGCGTGTCTCTGGTGCTGGAG CTGTCCCGCGAGAGCAAGGAGGGCCACCCCATCTGGCAGCTCAGCCACTTCTCCAgagtgatggaggaggaggacagcaAGCCCAACCCCGTATCCCAGAGAGTCAAGATGATCATG TCTCTGGGTTTGGTGATGGTTCACGCCCACAGCCGCTGGATCTCCAAACCCCTGTCCATGAACAGCACAGACGGGATCCCGCAGGTCGGCATGGAGATGGACCAGCAATCCCCCAGGAGGATCGAGCCGGAGAAGCCGCTCTGGCACTTCTACCTCACCAG GATGATAACCATGGACATTGAGCAGGTGATCTGTCTGACCCTGGCCCTGCTCCTGGCTATCAAGTATATCTTCTTTGAGCAAGTTGAAATGGAGTCCACATTTTCCCTAAGGAACCCCATCACTATGTCCACCCCCGCCCCAAAACTGCTGCACGCCAAGACCTGCTGCGTGAAGGAGAGCCCTGCCCCATCAGCCCTGTCAGCCCCGTCAGCCCTGTCGGCCCCGGCTCTCACGCTGCCCTGCAGGGAGGACAGAG ATGAAGTGATCCGGCCGTTCCCCGCCACCACCAATGACTGCCAACCAAAGAACGCATTCTTTCTGGGGGAGCGAGATGGAGGGTTGAAGTCGGAGCCTGCTCggcctccccccccccaaaagccCAGAGCACTGACTGATTGTGTGGCGATTCTCAACAACCCCGag CTGGGGCCTCGTTTCCTGAGCGACGctgaggtgatgctgctggtgACCTCCAAACACATCCCTGCGTACAAACTGGAGGCCGTGATGGAGAGCCCCGAGAGAGGAGTGGCCATCCGGAGACAGATGATTTCTCCAAAGCTGCCCCGAGCGTCGGTGCTGTCCTCCCTGCCCTACACCGGTTACGACTACTCCAAG GTCACCGGCACCTGCTGCGAGAACGTGATTGGCTACATTCCCGTGCCAGTGGGAGTGGCCGGACCTCTACACCTGGATGGAAAACAGTTCCAGGTTCCCATGGCAACCACAGAGGGCTGCTTGATTGCGAGCACTAACCGTGGTTGCCGAGCAGTCGCA CTGGGCGGCGGGGCCAGCAGCTGCATCCTGGCCGACAGCATGACCCGCGGGCCCGTGGTCCGGCTCCCCTCGGCCTGCAAAGCTGCCGCCGTCAAAGCCTGGCTGGAGAGCGGCCAGGGCTTTGAGACCATCAAACAGGCGTTTGACAGCACCAGCAG GTTTGCTCGTTTGCAAAAGCTGCTGGTCGGCCTGGCGGGGAGGAACCTCTACATCCGCTTCCACTCCAGCACCGGAGACGCCATGGGGATGAACATGATCTCCAAG GGTACAGAGCAGGCCCTCGGCGTCCTGCACCAGCACTTCCCAGAGCTGCAGGTGATTGCTCTCAGTGGGAACTTCTGCACAGATAAGAAACCAGCCGCCATCAACTGGATCGAAGGCCGGGGCAAATCTGTCGTCTGTGAAGCCACCATACCTGTAAAGGTGGTGACAGAG gtcttaaaaacaacaacacaagctTTGATAGAAGTCAACATCAATAAAAACCTGGTGGGCTCCGCCATGGCGGGAAGCATCGGCGGCTTCAACGCGCACGCCGCTAACCTGGTGGCTGCCATCTACATCGCCTGTGGGCAG GATCCGGCTCAGACGGTGGGCAGCAGCAACTGCATCACACTCATGGAGCCGTCAGGGCCCACAGGAGAAGACCTGTACATCAACTGCACTATGCCCTCTATAGAACTGGGGACTGTGGGGGGGGGCACCAACCTGCCCCCCCAGCAAGCCTGCCTGCAG atgttGGGTGTGCAGGGAGCCAGCCAAGACTGTCCTGGGGAAAATGCCCGCCAGCTGGCCAAGATTGTGTGTGCCACAGTCCTGGCCGGAGAGCTCTCCCTGATGAGTGCCCTGGCTGCTGGTCACCTGGtcaagagtcacatgacacacAACAG